The nucleotide sequence AGTTGTAATTTTGACAGGAACTTTATCGCCAACGTTTAGAAATCTAGATCTTAATAAAGATATCGAAGACGAAGAATAGATTATGTTCAAGGAGCAAAAAGATTCCGCTAATCAAGAAAGATTTGTCCTGCTGTCCGCTATATCTTGTGGCGGCATAAATCCCGCCGCCACAAGGATGCCGCTTCCATCAGGGCTATCCATTATGTTTATTGCTTTCAAGAAGAATTAGATACCGTCTCCATAAAAACGATAGTAGTATTATTTGTTAAAACACTATATTTATTTAGATTAAATATAAATAATTTTTATATTTGTTTTCAGATAACATTATTATGAAAGATATACATCCCATATATCAAAACGAATTTGGCGTTGCATTTTTTTGGAAAGTAGAGAAAGAGATACTAAAAGACAAAGTACAACTCGTTTTTAAAGAAACGGGTTTACAAATGAATCCTGAGGAACTAACCGCTTTTAAGTGTTTAATTGAAGAGAGTTACAATCAAAACTACTGTTGTGATGATTGCGAATTCAAAGCTAGTTGTTCTAAATATTTAGTCAAAACACCTTTTAAAGAAGTTGATTTGGCGCTTTCCATCAATGAAATGATACAGATGAACAACCTAGTTTCTACTGCTTTGTTTAAAATTGATTTGGAAAGTTATTTATGGGGAGCGGGTTTGAATTAGTGGTATTCTTTTAATTCGAAATTTTCACCATCAAAAACGCCATACGTAAAGTAAGTAATCCAATCACCTAGATTCACATAATCAGCATTTTCGCCCACAGGATGAATCATTGGTAAGTGGCGGTGTCCAAAGATGAGGTAGTTGTAGTGCTTGGTTTCCAGTTTTCGTTTGGCATATAAAATAAGCCATTCGTTGTCTTCGCCTAAGAATTTAACATCATCAGCACCAGAAATTAATTTATTTTTTACCGATAAATATTGTGCCAATCGTACGCCAATATCGGGATGTAACCAGCGGAACAACCATTTTGAAAACGGATTGGTAAATACTTTTTTCATGCGTTTGTATCCCATGTCACCAGGACCTTTTCCGTCACCATGACCAATCAAAAAAGTTTTACCTCCAAAAGTGAATTCTTGATTATCGTGATACACTGGGATTTTCAATTCTTTTTGGAAATAATCATGCATCCACAAATCGTGGTTTCCTACGAAAAAGTATATAGGAATACCGCTGTCGCTAATTTCAGCTAGTTTGCCTAAAACACGCACAAAACCTTTAGGGACAACAGTTTTATATTCGAACCAAAAATCGAATAAATCACCCAATAAAAAAATAGCTTCGGCATCTTGCTTTACTTCGTCTAACCAAGCAACAAATTTCTTTTCGCGTGGCAAACTTAATTCGGCTGTAGGTGCTCCAAAATGTTGGTCGGAAGCGAAATATATTTTCTTATTACTTGTCATTTAAAAAATATCAAATTTTGGAATTTGGGATTTGAGTAATTGAAACTTTATAGATTATCACTAGCAAACCATTCTGCAAATGATGAATCTGTTTCTTGTAATTTTAGCGAAAATAACTCAATTCCTTCAGGTAAACGTCCCTTAATTCTATTTGAAAAATCAATAACCATATTTTCACTTGTAGGCTGATAATCTACCAAAATGACATGATGACCACGGTTTTTTAATTCTTTGGCTAATTCTATATGAGGTGTGGTTTCGTTGAAAACAGTGGCATGATCAAATTGATCAACGATTTCTTCTTTTACGATTTTTTTCAAATCAGAGAAGTCAATCACCATTCCAAATTTCACATGAGAACGATCAGTAATAGGGCGCCCCATTACGGTTACCGACAATTTATAACTATGACCGTGAACATTTTTACATTTTCCATCATATCCATAAAGGGCGTGACCGGTTTCGAAACTAAATTGTTTGGTGATTCTAATGTTGCTCATTTTGTTTTATTTTGAATGCAAATTTAGTGAATAGAAATGATAATTAAGCACTAATGATTATTTCACAAGAATTGACTCAAACAGTTTTAAAAAATCTTATAAAAGTTAACCGCTAATTCGCAGATTTTTATATTAATATTAGGACTGATTTATTTGCGCTAATACCGCTTAAAGCGGTTAATATTAAGTAAAATTTAATTAAAAAATTAGCGAATCTGCGGTTATAAAACTCATGAGTTTGGCTTAGCCCTGATGGAAGCGGCATCCTTTATTGCCCTTTTTCGGGCAATAAAGATATAGCGGACAGCAGGAATAGCTCCTAAAAAAATTATTTCTTAAACTGACTTAAAGCGTTTTTAGTAAAATCAGAAAGGACTAGTTTTCCTGAGATTTCGGCTCTTTCGAATAAGAGTGTATCCCAATTTTCAGTGCCTTCCCAAAGAACTTTTTTCATTTCGTATAGGGCTTCGGGATGGTAGGATGCTAGTTTTTCGACAAAAGAATTTAGGTTTTTATCTACTATTTCTTGGTTATCAAAAATTTCGGAAAAAAGACCTTTTTCGTTCGC is from Flavobacterium sp. NG2 and encodes:
- a CDS encoding UDP-2,3-diacylglucosamine diphosphatase, whose translation is MTSNKKIYFASDQHFGAPTAELSLPREKKFVAWLDEVKQDAEAIFLLGDLFDFWFEYKTVVPKGFVRVLGKLAEISDSGIPIYFFVGNHDLWMHDYFQKELKIPVYHDNQEFTFGGKTFLIGHGDGKGPGDMGYKRMKKVFTNPFSKWLFRWLHPDIGVRLAQYLSVKNKLISGADDVKFLGEDNEWLILYAKRKLETKHYNYLIFGHRHLPMIHPVGENADYVNLGDWITYFTYGVFDGENFELKEYH
- a CDS encoding 6-carboxytetrahydropterin synthase, with protein sequence MSNIRITKQFSFETGHALYGYDGKCKNVHGHSYKLSVTVMGRPITDRSHVKFGMVIDFSDLKKIVKEEIVDQFDHATVFNETTPHIELAKELKNRGHHVILVDYQPTSENMVIDFSNRIKGRLPEGIELFSLKLQETDSSFAEWFASDNL